The Brachypodium distachyon strain Bd21 chromosome 4, Brachypodium_distachyon_v3.0, whole genome shotgun sequence nucleotide sequence GCTGCATAAATATAACTCCCTTGTCATGTACTATGGTGCTATGCAATCTATAGTATACCAGTTTACTCCATTAAAAGTATCCACCAAAAGCTGGCATTATGTATGTGTCAAGAATAAATTACTTCCCACCAAAAGCTTTGGTCTGTTCATATAAGTGACCACAATAATTTTTCAGTTAAATTTCACCACCGAAATAAGCAACCAATTTCAGTAAACTGATATGTACAAACTGATATAATGGTCAGTGTTTAATCCATGGAATCTGTTTAGACGATGTGAAATTCAGAACAATGTAAACATTGCTTCATGCTAGCAAAATCTCACTCTCTTTGTGTGGCATGGAATCTCCTGTTTTACCTTCTTTTTTGAGACATTGTCTACCATTACTTTGTTGTTTCTGCTGCCCATCATTATTCTTAGCATGAACATTACTTACTCTGGTGTCCTTTATGGTTCAAGTTGGAGTGGTGTGACATGGGTACTGTCTATCTATGGTTGAAATACATTTTAGTTCCATGTTAAGAGCACTGCCATGTGATCTCCAatcatatttttaatatgaAGCATGTTCATATCTGAAAATAAATAGACATGCCAACAGCTGAACCATTATATTTTCAATCTGAAAGATGTTCAATTTCTCTCTGTCTTGATCAATCTGAAAATAAATAGACATTGTTCTGTACTGTTTTGAAAATACCATTATATATTAAGATATATTTTGAGCCTGTAAGTTTGGCTCTACTTGAGTTTTCCTGTATTCAGGAATCAAGAAAGCTTAGCCTAACCGGAAGGCTGCAACAATTAACCACATAAGTTCAGGTCCTAGCTGTCAATTTATGATTGGAGATCTGGACTGCTTTCACTGTTCCAATTGCTGCCCTTTCCCCATACATTTTTCGAGATGTCGAATGGGAGACCAAGTTCTATGATGCTTGGGAGACCAAGTTCTAACGACAAATGCATGTAAGAGAAATAGAAGATGAGAAGAAAATAACACAAGTAGAAAACCACCGAAGAATCAGGACCTAGCTGTCGTCATCTCTAAATTTAGCATGCTTGTGTTTTCACAGATATGGTAGTAAAGATGAACAATTCAACTCACAACAAAATAGCCCTGAAGCATGGATTCATATTGAGGTATTAAAACAGCAGAAATAATACTGACCTTCGCTGAGTGCAGCTAATAgtgaatatttttgttttcaaactATCAATCCTGGTGAGCCTGTACACAAACCAGAAGTTAATTAAACAAAGTGCAAAGATACAATCACATGGGAAATAATATAGTTAAACATAATTTGTCGAATCAATATTTTGTTAGTTGGGTTCTAAAGATGCTAAGGTTTACtttaaaagaagaaaaaatgaatttcCTTATGGACTATAGAATCAGAATCATATcttagtttaaaaaaaaaagaatcatatATGTTATGAGACAAGACTTTTTAATTTTCTACTTGTGCAGTATAATTCAGATGCCAACTTCTAGGGAGAACTTCCTAAGTGGTACTCATACATGACTTAGATGGAGTGCAATTTACCTTGCACGATATGATCAGTACCATGACAGAAGATTGTAGAAATATGCCTACCTCTGTATCTTTTAGCTTAGCAAGAACAATCTGCAATGTTTCGCTCATACTTTACTCTCGATATGCTGGGAAGATAAGTAACTCTTCTAGAACATTTGCCTGGATAGCAGAATTATGAAGGTAGTTAGAATAAGCACACATGCTAAAGATATCCGGAAACAATTAAATATGCTTGCCTGTCTTCGCTGCCGTTGTACACGCAGTCTTTCTGTGGGGAAATCAAATTTGCCAACAGAACTTAAGAGTTTAATGATATGCAAGGCACATCAAGTTGTCCTTGCACCATCTTCAAACTACTCCGTCTTAAAGCTCTCTTAGACAGTGTATTTTGCACCATCTTCAAACTACTCCGTCTTAAAGCTCTCTTAGACAGTGTATCCATAGATTCTAACTCTAGCATATCTGTACAATATAACCCTAGCATCTCTGCACAAGTTACCCAGCTTCAGTAATAAGATGGAATATAATGTACAAATGGAAGAGATGGACAGATCTATAAAACACTTACGAGCAGGTAGAATATGCCAAgaaaaaaagcaaacaaagCAGCATCCGTGACCTCTGGGCAAAGATCCCCCATAGAGATGTTAAAATGACCTGCAAGAATAAACAGCCATCAGCAGAGCTTGATTTCAACAATCTTGCATTCATATGCACAAGCACACTGGAACAATGGCATTCATATGCACAAGGCTAGACATGCACTGGAAAAAACAAGTAGGGGTGCCGCGGCCTCCGGGGCAGGCGAGAACTGACCTCATAAAAGGCTGGGAAATATTCTGCATAACTATTACCCAAAAAAATAGTGAAGAACATCCATGACCACCATGAATGGCGTGGACCTTCTTAAAATTAGGCATTAAAGTATCACAACTCTTATTGTATTACTCCTTTTGTTACTTATTAGTTATGCTATAATATTGGATCACAACCTCTTACACTTGACCATACTAAAACAAAGAATTCAAGCTAACCTTGCAAGAAAGTCTGCTGCAACAGGACACCAACCTATTACACGTATATCTCGTGGAAGCATTCTGTTTAATACTTTCACATAATCAATCTCTgaaagaataaaaaagaacAACTCTTAGTCTTGCAGAGGACGACCGACATCTGACTTAGAATGAGAAGAACTAAAACTAGGAAGAGAACATATTACATGGTATTGATAGGAGAAGATCAGGAAATCATCCCATTATCAAGGTAACAGTTTAATTAAGAATCAAACTTGATCATTGCATTATGTATTGCTTTCAATACTATGGAAACCTACAAGGACTAGAGGACAGAAACATACCAGATCTTTCATCTAATACATTCCCTCCTGGATCTTTCAAGTTCGACCGCAAATATAAGGAAATTACCTGCATGTTGCAACAGGAGTAAACATGTTGTCTCGGTTCCAAACTGCACTAATTTCTGCACAACTCTATAAGAACAATCTATCTCTGTACCTAAGACAACGTAAATAATAAATAGCAAAACTGTCAAACATAAATAATGAAGACATATTGatgaaatttgaaataaatacCAAGTTAATAGCAGATGCACTGGTGTCACCAAAGACTGCAGTCTTGTTCAGTGTAATGTTGCAAAGGCCACAAAGCTTTTCAACCTTGTTGCCTACAGAAATAAGCTAACATTTAAACAAGCTGCAATAGGACTTATAGAAAATTATCTCACGCAATTTAAAGCAAACAGATAGGTGCAAAGATTAGCTATACACTTGTAAACAGCTCTCTAACCTAATAGGTGCATAGATTAGCTATAAGACAGAACTTCAAACAATTTGTAGGTGAAAAATAGGAGGAGCATACCTAGAAACAGCATCAACAACATCAGGATACTTCCCAGTACTCCGTTCAGCATTCCGACTATAAATCTCTACTCCATACCTAGAAACAGCATCAACAACATTAGGATGTAGATCAATTTAAACAAGCAACCTTAATTCTGCCGTACTAAACAGTGAGAAGCTTCCACTTGGAATAACTTCAATCCGTGAACTCCGACGAGGGAACCCAGATGGACGGAATGTCCCACTCCGCTTACGTACCAGTGACACCCATTTCTCAAATGTCTGGGCTGGTGTTGAGATTTCACCACCACCAAACAACAAGGAAACCACCTGTTCACATAAGAAGAAACTTAGAAAGTCCAGACGAATGGTAAACTCAGGGATTGCTCAGTAACGATACTTTGAAAGGAAAAGATGGTATATATCATATAAAAACATggtatatataaaaaaaaatactcagcTAATTTGTTGAAgtcaccttttcttttctgatgaATTTGCACCCTTCTACTGGACCGATACTTTGAAAGACTTCGTGGAGTAGTGAATCCGTAACTTGCAGATGGATGTTGCCAACATACCTATTCAGAATATCAACGAAAGAATGTGCATCTTTATGTTACaacaaacagaagaaaatTTGATCCAAATCATCAAGAGATCCGAAGAAAAAGTTCAGTTTGAGTTTGCTATTTGAGCCCATGTTTACAGACAAGTATTTATTTACATAAATTAACAATTCTCCTAGTAAAGCAGTAATTAGGCCATAAGGTTACCAAAAGCAATAAGTAACAAGACTTACACGCTGCGGCATGTGCTTGAATCAAACCCAAATGGCAGGTTTTCGCTAACAATGGGCTCTATCTGCAAAAATACTGTTGAtaaattaggtaatttcgatgaatatttaatccagaaaggcagtgtgtaaaacatgtagcacattatatcatgcaaactagacaaattaaatagcaacgcacagcaataaaactcatctaatttcacggcatgaataatagaactactaatcaaaatcaacaagaaagagcagattacgtacggtgctgtgctcttcttgtgtttgtttgttgaggtcggtgacaagtccggtggcgtcgatgttcacgctagctgcagctgcagccttgactacttcctgagcagcggccagtgcatgcgcttgcgcctgtgcagcagcagttgcctgggcttggagttgggcagcctgctgctgtgcttggagttgtgcctgagccgcgggatctccgaggtcgtcggccattggtgatgaagatgccgacgaaacagagacgtgaagaagcgagcagtcgcgtgagaacgctccccaaaaaccttatcgaccgtctcccgggcaggatctcgaaggtcggggttccgaggcctgctctcccggcgatctgtgcacacagtcgacgggatggagcagcagttgccaacgaacaacgagattggatcgtgggcgtgacggctagggttgtggcgtCGTTCGTCCGGAGGTCGGGGTaatcttattatataggcacgcatgcggacttcggttcggtttaggaaaccaaaatcgactccgcaattatcgggatttattacgcgtccgcaacggattccgactgccaaaaagataagcacgtcccggaggagcgcgcgtagAAATTTCCCTtactcacttgctcaagaggtgagaaccaacataccttatatattggtccaactccccctaaactagcaatgtgggactattcccacttcctcatcccactacatgaatgggcttttgagatttttcaggaattaatttcagattgggccttgggcctaacccaaaattccaacaaataCAAGTGTCACGACATAGATATAGCTCTAAGATCTTTAAAAGGAAATAGGAGGCAAAAAAGTCATTAAAAAATGTAAATCATATATCAGAACCAAAAATAGCATGAAACCATATGAATGCCATAAGGTGTGAAAGAACAATACCACGATGGCCATAACACTTAATATCTCCTGCTCCTCGACCATGACCGCCGTCATCGCGTCTCGTTCCACTAGCTGCCATGTGGCATGCTCTAGGGCGAGACCAACAGGCGTTGACGAGTCAGtcagcaccagtggcggcgcGAGGTCGACGCGGACCGGAAGCGCCCCATGCTCTGACCGAtgggccggcggcgcagggTGTACTGGAGGAGACCGGGGGATAGGAAACAGGAGGGAGGCCGCCGAGGACTGAGGACCGAGACCGGGAAGTCGGGACGGAGCTCCTGGACGGCCGAGCCGACGGAATCGACGGTTGCGCTGGCCAGTCAagtcgacgacggcggcacGCCCCGACACAAAGGGTGAGTGGGGGCTGTGGCAGGAGCACGCCGGCAGGGAGGGTGGATGAAATCCTGGACGAGACAATGAGGGAGGTGTGAGCGAGCTCAGAGGGTGAGTGAGTGGGTGAGACCGTGAGTACAggtttatttctattttttattttttttccgtaCGTCTCACCTATTCTTTAATTGTTGCTAATGTTGTGTTTTTCGTCAAAATAATTCATGCTAATTTTGCTAAATACAGACCataattaaaataattttaaTGAGGTTGGATGTATTAATTTTTACGCAGAAAAAACATGATAGCCCGTAGTTTGCTACTCATAAATACGGATTCCTATTTAAGGTACATGTATTACAATTATATTTAGACATTTTCGCTCTTGTCAATTTTGAAATGATATATTCCTTCCGTCCCAGATTAagcgactcaaatttgtctaaaaatggatgtatctatctGTTAGAATAATCTTGTTGTATGAGTCCGTTTAGGATTGGTCTGTCCTGAGTTCGAGTACTAGCACTAGTACGAGTCTAATTACCTTTGCACATTAAGTCCTAGTCCTATTAGGATTAGGTGATTTTGGgtgtatatatagatgcacCAGGGTCAGCTTTTGTAACGTGGGATTTGAGAtattgagaagaaataaaaagagaggcaCGACAGGTGCCTCTGGCCAAATAAATTCTCGATCGTGTACGTCTTCATGTAactgatctttgggcaaacccaacatttggtatcagagtgAGGTCCAAGATTTGAAGACGTGCTTGCCCTGGGGAGGCGATGTGCTAGCGCCTCGGGGCGGGCAACGGTGGCGGAGCGGCGTCCGTGGATTGAAGCGATCAATCGGCGGAGTGGAGTGCAATGGATTGGATCGAGTTGTCATTGTGGTGGACCGATCTCCTAGTAACGGGAGATCATCCTGATCGTCGGAAAGTACTCGACATCGGGTCAAGCTGCATATGTACGTCCAGGTCAGCGTCTGTGAgtcgtggttgtgtccaagtgctcgtCTGTGTGGGACTCTGTTGCAGCGGAAGTACGTAACGGTCGAAGGGCTGTCCGGTGAGGTGTATCACTGAGGGCGAAGACGTGCGTGCAGACAAGGTGGCGGGTGTCATCTGTGTGTCTCGATGAGAAGACGGAAGCTCAAGCGTATAGTGGGGAGATGTACCAATGAAGGTGAGTCTCTTCAATGAGGACATGTCTCTACGTGGAGCTATGGGTTTAGCTAGCACATATTGCGCTAGGTGTGGACGGTGTAGTCCATGCGGGAGCTAGCGTGACTGGGAGTCTGGATCATACGTTGAGTGTAGTCGACAAGTCATGAAGCTGCGGAGAGTCAAGTTCAGGGGGAGCACGAAGAGACGGCAAGTCAAGATTAGGGGGAGATTGTTAGAATAATCTTGTTGTATGAGTCCGTTTAGGATTGGTCCGTCCTGAGTTCGAGTAGTAGCACTAGTACGAGTCTAATTAGCTTTGCACTTAAGTCCTAGTCCTATTAGGATTAGGTGATTTTCGTTGTATATATTGATGCACCAGGGTCAGCTTTTGTAACGTGAGATTTGGGAtattgagaagaaataaaaagagagaCACGACAGGTGCCTCTGGCCAAATAAATTCCCGATCATGTGCGTCTTCACGTGactgatctttgggcaaacccaacactatgtactaaaatacgtctggATATATGTAAtctttcggcacttaatatgggacggagggcgCATATGTTATCCCAAGTTTGTATCAACTAAATGTAGTTTTTCGATGGACATGTCTATATCTCAAACGGTTAATTTCTAAACAAAATGCTTAAATATCAGTCAATAGTATCGGAGCCATGGGATTACTATTTGTAAGCCATCCCTACTCTCTACTCTTCATCTTCAGTCCAAAATCTTACAGTATGATTCAGATCCAACGGCTAAGCATgcaatcaacttatctctaaaTAAAAATCATATGACCAAAACCGTGTGGTCTTATCTCATGCGACTGTTTTGTAAGTAAAAACCTTAAATCTCTGTGAAGCATCAGAGACATTGGATTAACGTCTACATAACATCCCCCACTTCCTCCTCAGGACACTTGATGCCATTCGATTAACGTCCAACAGACAAGCACGTCAACTTATCTCTATGGTGACTTCTCAGCAAAAATCATCAGAAAAAATGAATAGTTACGTATgtatttcatattattattattattattattattattattattattattacatGACTCATGATGACTTCAttcttttaatttatttttattttattaattaCTTTTTATTATATTTGCATGCGGTGAGGTAGGGATATAAAAATTGTACACGAGTTTGTTAATCCGTAGCAACCTGCGGCACTCCACTAGTATTATTGCAAGTCTTTTATGGGTGATGGCGACGGGATCACGGGAGGAGCGACGCTGCGTTTTTTCTCACGATGGGGCGAGATGCGAACGATCGCAGTTTTGGGCCTGATGGGCTTCCTCCGGTCAGGCCTACAGTGATTACCAGGAAAAAACAGTTGCACGTCAAAAGTCTAAACTGCCCCTGATAATCAACGTTCCACTGCTCCTTTCTTACCTTAGTATCAAAAGGTACCGTAAAAAACCTTTTATTGCCCTTCCATGCATTTTTTATACTCTTGTTTTTATCACCATCACAAAATCAATATTGGCATTCGGATCTATTAAAATGGATGGTTCACAAAGATTTAAAGGTATTGTAAAAGACCTCAATCGTTATGGTTCTCACGAAATTTCGGCCCAGGCCCATATGGGCTAGCAAGCCGTCGGGCGTCCCTACTCCCTCGTGGTCCTCTCGTCTCTCGAAACCGAGCGAATAGTTCTCGTTCTCGTTCCTCATCCTGCGCCAAATGAGGAACGGAGttggcgggcggcggtgatTGGAGCAGGAAATCCCGGAAGGTGCGTCCTAAGGCATCGGGTAGGTGGTGCCGTCGGCCTGATGTTTTGGTGCAGGGCGGCGGTGATTGGAGCAGGGACCCGGAGCCCTCGACGGGGCGGGCAAGCCCCAGCGATAGTGGCGGCGCAGCAGGGGGCAGATGTGGGGAGCGGCAACGTCGGGCGGGCGCAGCTGCGGCGCGTCCATGGACGTCGAGAAGGCACCCCCACCCCAGGCTGCACGTTTTGCTTTGAATAAGATGTATAGAATTACTGTAAATCGGATGTGAATGTTATCCTTTGCCTGCTCTGCTCTCAGGCCTGAATAAAGTAAAGTAAACAAATCTCTGCACCTCCACCAAACAAGATCAGAGAATACAAACTGCAGTCCTTTAATGATGAAATGGTTTGTTTACTTCACAAGAGTGCAAAGCATGCGGCCCAGGTGCAGAAATAAGAGCTAACTGGATATGCCATTTCAGACCAACTATTGCTGATTTCATTTTCCTAGCCTAACTTCGCAAGAGCTCGAAAATTTAATTACATGGACAAAATTGCTACTTCCTCTGTTTCCAAatttttgtcgtggttttaatCCAAATTtcaactaaaaccacgacaataatttaggaaaAGAGGAAGTACTAACGACAATGTACAGGAGACAGCCTGGTAGTTAACTATACAATAAGACTTCACACTGTTAACTGATGAAATATACAAGCATGAAGGACTGGCCATGACACAATGTGTGAGAAGTTTCCGAAGTTTTCAGATCTCATTGAAAATGTAAACAGAAGAAAATGGGAAGGAGGATGATATGAACCATCAAGCTATGGACGAACAATGTATGAGATCAACGGCCGCACAAAGCTCGACCAAAAGCATGCCAACACACAGTGTTACAGATCTTGACATCTTATCGACGTTCCCAACCTTAGAAACTGAAAAACGT carries:
- the LOC104585111 gene encoding uncharacterized protein LOC104585111 isoform X3, whose translation is MTAVMVEEQEILSVMAIVIEPIVSENLPFGFDSSTCRSVYVGNIHLQVTDSLLHEVFQSIGPVILTSLWGIFAQRSRMLLCLLFFLAYSTCSDARVILYRYARVRIYGYTV
- the LOC104585111 gene encoding uncharacterized protein LOC104585111 isoform X5, yielding MLNGVLGSILMLLMLFLGNKVEKLCGLCNITLNKTAVFGDTSASAINLVISLYLRSNLKDPGGNVLDERSGHFNISMGDLCPEVTDAALFAFFLGIFYLLRC
- the LOC104585111 gene encoding uncharacterized protein LOC104585111 isoform X2, with translation MLNGVLGSILMLLMLFLGNKVEKLCGLCNITLNKTAVFGDTSASAINLVISLYLRSNLKDPGGNVLDERSGHFNISMGDLCPEVTDAALFAFFLGIFYLLVVDAWSSRGAVMAVVNTSSTAIPLGRRQVEWR
- the LOC104585111 gene encoding uncharacterized protein LOC104585111 isoform X6, coding for MTAVMVEEQEILSVMAIVIEPIVSENLPFGFDSSTCRSVYVGNIHLQVTDSLLHEVFQSIGPVILTSLWGIFAQRSRMLLCLLFFLAYSTCSSSTPGAREEQ
- the LOC104585111 gene encoding tRNA pseudouridine(38/39) synthase-like isoform X4; the encoded protein is MLNGVLGSILMLLMLFLGNKVEKLCGLCNITLNKTAVFGDTSASAINLVISLYLRSNLKDPGGNVLDERSEIDYVKVLNRMLPRDIRVIGWCPVAADFLARSF
- the LOC104585111 gene encoding uncharacterized protein LOC104585111 isoform X1, which gives rise to MTAVMVEEQEILSVMAIVIEPIVSENLPFGFDSSTCRSVYVGNIHLQVTDSLLHEVFQSIGPVEGCKFIRKEKVVSLLFGGGEISTPAQTFEKWVSLVRKRSGTFRPSGFPRRSSRIEVIPSGSFSLFSTAELRLLV